One Oryza glaberrima chromosome 11, OglaRS2, whole genome shotgun sequence genomic region harbors:
- the LOC127754165 gene encoding uncharacterized protein LOC127754165, which translates to MKDDNTKSFLNKVKDFWTEITTRESQVVKNNNADEIEKNNKKRSGLYRDLIVMFALGSVFWSGAKKALSQLKGWVFCVASVYINFALISMMVGAAAGTLPDVFRCHMGLSGNGVLQGLLFNIIAFNYELFTTLLPGSLVKLSQRVMYWVTGATSAIAVTVIWTLATEDPLCALVVLRIIGRFLRWICVAICSCFPDFRHPKKMSKSAGHKGTTNQDLAAALVGTNHSQV; encoded by the exons ATGAAAGACGACAACACTAAGTCTTTTCTGAACAAGGTGAAGGATTTTTGGACTGAGATCACAACCAGAGAGTCGCAAGTTGTGAAAAATAACAATGCGGATGAG ATTGAAAAAAACAACAAGAAGCGTTCAGGACTCTACCGCGACCTAATTGTGATGTTCGCCCTGGGTAGTGTATTTTGGAGTGGCGCGAAAAAAGCACTTTCTCAGCTAAAGGGTTGGGTTTTTTGTGTCGCCAGTGTATACATCAACTTCGCGCTAATCTCGATGATGGTAGGGGCTGCGGCTGGTACCTTGCCCGATGTCTTTAGATGTCACATGGGCCTCTCGGGCAATGGCGTGCTTCAAGGACTTCTCTTCAATATCATAGCCTTCAACTATGAATTATTCACAACCTTGTTGCCCGGTTCCTTAGTTAAGCTGTCCCAGAGAGTTATGTACTGGGTTACAGGAGCAACAAGTGCTATTGCAGTAACAGTCATTTGGACGTTGGCCACGGAAGACCCCCTG TGTGCTCTGGTTGTTCTGAGGATAATTGGGCGCTTCTTGCGATGGATCTGTGTAGCCATTTGTTCTTGCTTTCCTGATTTCAG GCACCCGAAAAAGATGTCGAAGAGTGCAGGGCACAAAGGCACGACCAATCA GGATCTTGCAGCTGCTCTGGTGGGGACCAATCACTCACAAGTCTGA